From one Dysidea avara chromosome 9, odDysAvar1.4, whole genome shotgun sequence genomic stretch:
- the LOC136266568 gene encoding uncharacterized protein codes for MYDTNCAPYTTIIQQVIDIAVKEENDKLLVKCSHHGCQRRGEFKDFLVHSDYECMMDSYPHGVQPESDFTPSTGQSQPDEQLQIYGSVQQNSRDSEEVFFTFNHGNQDLDLHYPSVDMAPVISQINAIGDQIYSVVSEVVQLTEAIKETNKLQVTVVELQQSVKEVQYGMKTAVCLTCMR; via the exons ATGTATGATACTAACTGTGCACCCTACACTACTATAATACAGCAAGTGATCGATATCGCTGTGAAGGAAGAGAATGATAAACTACTGGTGAAGTGTTCACATCATGGGTGTCAGCGGAGAGGAGAGTTCAAGGATTTTCTT GTACATTCTGATTATGAGTGTATGATGGACTCATACCCTCATGGTGTTCAG CCTGAGTCTGACTTCACACCATCCACTGGGCAATCTCAGCCTGATGAACAACTCCAG ATATATGGCAGTGTTCAGCAAAACAGCAGAGACAGTGAAGAGGTGTTTTTCACTTTTAACCATGGTAATCAAGATCTAGATCTGCATTACCCATCAGTG GACATGGCACCTGTGATATCACAAATAAATGCCATAGGCGATCAGATTTATAGTGTTGTCTCAGAAGTGGTCCAGTTGACAGAAGCTATCAAGGAGACTAACAAGTTGCAAGTAACTGTAGTTGAACTCCAACAATCTGTGAAGGAAGTTCAATACGGAATGAAGACA GCTGTATGTTTGACCTGCATGAGATAa